Proteins encoded together in one Chitinophaga varians window:
- a CDS encoding RagB/SusD family nutrient uptake outer membrane protein translates to MKKIVYTLPLLMLLLAASCSKDYLDRPPLGKQTDDNFYTSPDAGFKTVVNCYLGFYEFWGYQAAIAELGNMATDESDKGGSDANDRPFVVDLGFGRALANNETLNGLWAACYKGIGNCNVALERLPEAKLIDSKGNPIDDKTKSRYLAEVRFLRAYYYLDLVRVFGGVPLLTKTLQVEDRNKIVRAASNEVFQFITSELEAVGNDAALPSRNDLPATELGRVTKEVAWSVQARAYLFFAEDDKTLYAKARDAAKKVIDANAFSLDPQYQALFLKDGYKSPEAVFPIIFGDDPAAFIYGTTLPVYCSPRNVGGWGFDCPTQSLVDEYEAGDPRILFTILDQGDVFPGGETLDFSSYPNTGHHNRKVFLPANRRGQGWGNDAWTMHLVRYADVLLMYAEALIESGGSKQEAANYINMVRNRASNSSHTDVEAVSRKRVVAATPLPAVSAGDDLRKALRHERRVELGCEYGRVFDLLRWNIYVTTMKDYSTRPYSNGKGNAFRAPASGSKYLFPIPQQEIDRTGGGIQQNPGY, encoded by the coding sequence ATGAAAAAGATCGTATATACCTTACCGTTATTGATGCTTTTACTGGCCGCTTCCTGCTCTAAGGATTATCTGGACAGGCCGCCGTTGGGCAAACAAACGGACGACAACTTCTACACTTCGCCGGATGCGGGTTTCAAGACGGTTGTCAACTGCTACCTTGGATTTTATGAGTTTTGGGGATATCAGGCAGCGATTGCAGAGCTGGGCAATATGGCCACTGACGAAAGTGATAAAGGCGGTTCTGACGCCAACGACCGTCCTTTTGTAGTGGACCTGGGCTTTGGCCGTGCGCTCGCCAATAATGAAACGCTCAACGGCCTGTGGGCTGCCTGCTACAAAGGTATCGGCAACTGCAATGTGGCGCTGGAACGGCTTCCTGAAGCCAAACTAATCGATAGCAAAGGCAATCCCATTGATGACAAAACCAAGAGCCGTTACCTCGCGGAAGTGCGTTTTCTGCGCGCCTACTACTACCTGGACCTGGTGCGTGTATTCGGCGGCGTGCCGCTGCTGACAAAAACGCTGCAGGTGGAAGACCGCAACAAGATCGTACGTGCCGCTTCCAATGAGGTGTTTCAGTTCATCACCAGTGAGCTGGAGGCCGTGGGCAACGATGCCGCGCTGCCTTCCCGCAACGACCTGCCAGCCACAGAACTGGGCCGTGTCACCAAAGAAGTGGCATGGTCCGTACAGGCAAGGGCTTATCTTTTTTTCGCTGAAGATGATAAAACCCTCTACGCCAAAGCCCGCGATGCGGCCAAAAAAGTGATCGATGCCAACGCCTTCAGCCTGGACCCCCAGTACCAGGCGCTGTTCCTGAAAGACGGCTATAAAAGCCCTGAGGCGGTATTCCCGATTATTTTCGGCGATGATCCCGCTGCATTTATCTACGGCACCACGCTGCCTGTCTATTGCTCGCCACGCAATGTCGGCGGATGGGGCTTTGACTGTCCTACGCAGTCACTGGTAGATGAGTATGAGGCCGGAGATCCACGTATTCTCTTCACCATCCTCGACCAGGGAGATGTGTTCCCCGGCGGAGAAACGCTGGACTTCTCTTCCTATCCGAATACGGGCCATCACAACCGCAAAGTGTTCCTGCCCGCCAACCGCCGCGGCCAAGGATGGGGCAACGATGCCTGGACCATGCACCTGGTACGTTATGCGGACGTACTGCTGATGTACGCTGAAGCCCTGATTGAAAGTGGCGGCAGCAAACAGGAGGCTGCCAATTATATCAATATGGTGCGCAACCGCGCCAGCAACTCTTCCCATACTGACGTGGAAGCCGTGTCCCGCAAACGGGTAGTAGCGGCCACGCCGCTGCCGGCGGTATCTGCCGGCGACGACCTGCGCAAGGCCCTGCGGCACGAACGCCGCGTGGAGCTGGGATGCGAATACGGCCGCGTGTTCGACCTGCTGCGCTGGAACATCTATGTGACCACCATGAAAGATTATTCCACCAGACCTTATTCCAACGGAAAAGGCAACGCCTTCAGAGCGCCTGCTTCCGGCAGTAAATACCTCTTCCCGATACCGCAACAGGAAATAGACCGGACCGGCGGTGGTATCCAACAAAATCCCGGTTATTAA
- a CDS encoding RNA polymerase sigma-70 factor: MKELLYRIQFHDDQLAFKAFYQQQMFPLYQFALAFLKQHQQAEEAVNDVFVKLWQRRHSLQEIDNIKVYLYVAVKHTALNQLRAATTFEEADLDNVQVPQVRFCAGAEQLLLTHELQDAIAAAIRQLPPKCRMIFKLIKEDGLSYKEVAGILNISPKTVDAQLMIAMKKLSASLQPFLQHTTV; this comes from the coding sequence ATGAAGGAGCTGCTTTACCGCATACAATTTCACGACGACCAACTGGCTTTTAAGGCTTTTTACCAGCAGCAGATGTTCCCGCTTTATCAGTTTGCCCTGGCATTCCTGAAGCAACATCAGCAGGCAGAGGAAGCTGTGAACGACGTATTTGTAAAGCTATGGCAGCGGCGTCATTCCCTGCAGGAGATAGACAACATCAAGGTATATCTTTATGTGGCGGTGAAACATACGGCACTCAACCAGTTGAGGGCTGCCACGACCTTCGAGGAGGCGGACCTGGACAATGTACAGGTGCCGCAAGTCCGCTTCTGCGCCGGCGCCGAGCAACTGCTGCTGACCCACGAACTGCAGGACGCTATTGCAGCGGCCATCCGGCAGCTGCCTCCCAAATGCAGGATGATCTTTAAACTGATAAAGGAAGACGGGCTGTCATATAAAGAAGTAGCCGGTATCCTGAACATTTCGCCCAAAACAGTAGACGCACAGTTGATGATCGCGATGAAAAAACTGTCGGCTTCGCTTCAACCCTTTCTGCAACACACGACGGTCTGA
- a CDS encoding FecR family protein has product MKAERILELMARKAGRAAGREELEELEQLLAENPDYRFMESVLDTMSAPVQDTAVVTEGWEKMEAFLQTPSRVTSSRRPYWWAAAAVLLAAVSAGMWWLARKKTPAALALQQISAPMGSTIKALLPDGTQVWINAGSQISYDARFAGKSRDVAVAGEVFFDVASDDNKPFIVHSDNLAIQVLGTSFNIKAYGDDQKAEVAVISGKVQVMMRNSPEKKVVLLPREKLVLSLDQHTLWEERDSIQHVNFRVQELASSKDPGLVMETAWCNQKLAFMNETFAEVARKMERQFNVNIVFEDETLQKEILSGVFEKEDINKALRLLQMTTGFHYRIVQQQVYLSR; this is encoded by the coding sequence ATGAAAGCAGAAAGAATACTGGAGCTGATGGCGCGGAAAGCCGGCAGGGCTGCCGGCAGGGAGGAGCTGGAAGAACTGGAACAATTGCTGGCGGAGAACCCGGATTATCGTTTCATGGAAAGCGTGCTGGACACGATGTCGGCGCCGGTCCAGGATACGGCTGTGGTGACAGAAGGCTGGGAGAAGATGGAGGCGTTCCTGCAAACACCGTCACGGGTGACGTCTTCCAGGCGTCCTTACTGGTGGGCTGCGGCGGCGGTGCTGCTGGCGGCTGTAAGTGCAGGCATGTGGTGGCTGGCCCGCAAAAAAACACCCGCGGCGCTGGCACTGCAACAGATCAGCGCACCGATGGGCAGCACCATTAAAGCATTACTGCCGGACGGCACACAGGTATGGATCAATGCCGGCAGCCAGATAAGCTACGATGCCCGTTTTGCTGGTAAAAGCAGGGACGTGGCAGTTGCCGGTGAAGTGTTTTTTGATGTGGCCAGCGATGATAACAAACCTTTCATTGTTCATTCTGATAACCTCGCTATCCAGGTACTGGGCACTTCTTTTAATATAAAGGCCTATGGCGATGATCAGAAGGCGGAGGTGGCAGTCATCTCCGGAAAAGTACAGGTGATGATGCGCAACAGCCCCGAGAAAAAAGTAGTGCTGCTGCCCCGCGAAAAACTGGTGCTGTCACTCGATCAACATACGCTATGGGAGGAACGGGACAGTATACAACATGTCAACTTCAGGGTGCAGGAACTGGCCAGCAGCAAAGACCCCGGCCTGGTGATGGAAACAGCCTGGTGCAATCAGAAACTGGCCTTTATGAATGAAACCTTCGCGGAGGTGGCCCGCAAAATGGAACGGCAGTTCAATGTCAACATAGTTTTTGAAGACGAAACGCTGCAGAAAGAAATACTGAGCGGCGTATTTGAAAAAGAAGATATCAACAAGGCGCTGCGGTTGTTGCAGATGACCACAGGATTCCACTATAGGATAGTACAGCAACAGGTTTACCTGTCCAGATAA
- a CDS encoding DinB family protein — MRKLLPVWLMLASVHVFGQTATPTLKSVLLTQLRSTHNKADWFVPANTAVEGLTAEQANWKDGSGNHSVGQLVQHLVFWNERQLNKFLGKEVKDFKGDNNETFASVDKASWETAVKKLDEILTGLEQFVEKADDKTLAAAAGTIANISTHNAYHTGQIIFVRKEQGSWNPEHGVK, encoded by the coding sequence ATGAGAAAGCTACTCCCCGTATGGCTTATGCTGGCGTCCGTACACGTATTCGGACAAACGGCCACGCCTACCCTGAAATCCGTTTTACTGACACAACTCCGCAGTACACACAATAAGGCGGACTGGTTCGTGCCAGCCAACACTGCCGTGGAAGGCCTTACGGCTGAACAGGCCAACTGGAAAGATGGCAGCGGCAACCACTCTGTAGGCCAACTGGTGCAACACCTCGTGTTCTGGAACGAACGGCAGCTCAACAAGTTCCTCGGAAAAGAAGTGAAGGACTTCAAAGGCGACAACAACGAAACATTTGCCAGTGTAGACAAAGCAAGCTGGGAAACAGCCGTAAAGAAACTGGACGAAATACTTACCGGACTGGAACAATTCGTCGAAAAAGCAGACGATAAAACACTCGCTGCCGCCGCCGGCACCATCGCCAATATCTCCACCCACAATGCCTATCATACCGGGCAGATCATCTTCGTCCGCAAGGAACAGGGATCATGGAACCCGGAACATGGCGTGAAATGA
- a CDS encoding DinB family protein produces MTELLKWSDRRFQFGHTVDYIPFFVERLRATAPRLDEMTVLVPEDIMEVREHDKWSVKEHIGHLSDIELLHDKRLEDLRAGRELTPADPDNKATVAAHHNQYPISELVYHFRQVRDNFLKQVEHFSPADLERKAMHPRLGQVLSLADMLYFIAEHDNHHLTAIATFLRKHYA; encoded by the coding sequence ATGACGGAATTATTGAAATGGTCTGATCGCCGCTTTCAGTTTGGGCATACGGTGGATTACATACCTTTTTTCGTGGAGCGGTTGCGTGCTACTGCGCCGCGGCTGGATGAGATGACAGTATTGGTACCGGAAGATATCATGGAGGTCCGGGAACATGACAAGTGGTCCGTGAAGGAGCATATCGGTCATCTTTCAGATATTGAGCTGCTGCATGACAAGCGGCTGGAAGACCTGCGGGCGGGGCGGGAGCTGACGCCGGCAGACCCTGACAATAAAGCCACTGTGGCGGCCCATCACAATCAATATCCGATCAGCGAGCTGGTGTATCATTTCCGGCAGGTGCGGGATAATTTTCTTAAGCAGGTGGAGCATTTTTCGCCGGCAGATCTGGAGAGGAAGGCGATGCATCCGCGGTTGGGACAGGTGTTATCGCTGGCTGACATGTTGTACTTTATTGCCGAGCATGACAATCATCATTTGACGGCGATAGCTACGTTTTTGCGTAAGCATTACGCCTGA
- a CDS encoding TonB-dependent receptor: MKKSRFGGASYALSQTVKLLLIMKLCFVVVLLSCLHASATVFSQEKFTLTFVRADADKIFAKIQQESNYRFFYNYTAIRQLGKIDLQVKDAPLAEIMRRMLDSSALAFRIMDNNLVVISPKSEQSAGRVTGKVADEKGTPLVGVSVKVKGGSQGAVTDVEGRFSLQADAGAILVISYMGFITQEIPVGASEQLMNIVLKESTSGLNEVVVIGYGTQRKKDVTGAISSVSSKDLRNVPVRNAAEALQGKVSGVTVSQSSGSPGSPPVVRIRGIGSISGSNTPLYIVDGLPQTDIGWLNPNDIEAMDILKDASTAAIYGSRGSNGVVIITTRKGSRNDTKMHVTLDTYTGWQSAWKRPHMLNAADFIKYKIQANTAGGAPLPTDIDTPEKVAQVLKFVNDNSGPNGTDWWKEIIQSNAPIQSYNVGVSGAGKNLVYASSAGYMKQQGLVKGSDYERITWRTNVAADIGPRVKLSTNFGLVYENRRNVDENNPFTGTIFSAMAADPITPVYRNNLKSVPDFYQRIMTGYEANNPYSQYAGILFTNKPNPVGQVERMQQSVWEGIAIKGGATLDVKILEPLTFRSNFGMDLSRGISKTFQPAYFLNSFDYATYNTVGNTSDWGNYFVWENTLNFDKTFGKHHITALAGISAELTKGLNYGASKQNIVNNNVDMRIINAATMNPGASGYTFSNALQSFFGRINYVYADRYILAANVRRDGSSNFGNGHRWGTFPSASAAWRFTEENFIKNANLKWLSSGKLRASYGTVGNQYVDVSGLYLSTYDNSSRYLFGSSSNPFLGAGRVTMANPNLQWETSQQTDLALDLTLWDGLLDVTVDYYNKKVKDMLVVVPIPSTMGYPSTNFWSNAGSMVNKGWEVSIGHSHQFGDFSYNVRLNVSTFRNEVLSMGGGEPIYTAAHLGETITKTEVGQPVGYYYGWLTDGIFQTQEEVNKSPQSASSRPGDLRFKDINGDGKLDAADRTMIGNPWPDFVYGLNINLNYKRFDLGMFWQGSQGNDVMNILRYDTESGTGWYNAPQGFLEKSWNGPGSTNKYFRINSNSALNSSVSNYFVEDGSYLRLKNIQLGYNFPEKWLERARIPQLRLYVGAQNLFTFTKYSGLDPEMGNANPRLIGIDQGYFPQARTFMVGVNAKF; the protein is encoded by the coding sequence ATGAAAAAAAGCAGATTTGGAGGGGCTTCCTATGCGCTCAGCCAGACAGTCAAACTACTCCTCATTATGAAGTTATGTTTTGTTGTGGTGTTATTGTCCTGTTTACACGCTTCAGCAACCGTCTTTTCGCAGGAAAAATTCACGCTCACTTTCGTGAGGGCTGACGCAGACAAGATCTTCGCAAAGATCCAGCAGGAAAGCAACTATCGTTTTTTTTATAACTATACCGCCATCCGGCAGCTGGGCAAGATAGACCTGCAGGTAAAAGACGCCCCTCTGGCGGAAATTATGCGGCGGATGCTGGACAGTTCCGCGCTGGCCTTCCGCATCATGGACAACAACCTGGTGGTCATCTCCCCCAAATCAGAACAAAGCGCAGGCAGGGTTACCGGTAAAGTGGCCGATGAGAAAGGCACACCGCTGGTGGGCGTTTCTGTAAAAGTAAAAGGCGGCAGCCAGGGCGCGGTAACAGACGTGGAGGGACGCTTCTCCCTACAGGCTGATGCCGGAGCGATCCTGGTGATCAGCTATATGGGATTCATCACACAGGAAATTCCGGTGGGCGCCAGCGAACAGCTGATGAACATCGTCCTCAAAGAATCCACCAGCGGCCTCAATGAAGTAGTGGTGATCGGTTACGGCACCCAACGAAAAAAAGATGTGACCGGCGCTATCAGCTCTGTCAGCAGTAAAGACCTGCGCAACGTGCCCGTGCGCAACGCGGCAGAAGCTTTACAGGGCAAGGTGAGCGGCGTGACCGTTTCACAGAGCAGCGGCAGCCCCGGATCTCCTCCGGTGGTACGTATCCGTGGTATCGGATCTATCAGCGGCAGCAATACGCCATTGTATATCGTTGATGGTCTGCCGCAGACAGATATCGGCTGGCTGAACCCCAACGATATTGAGGCGATGGACATCCTCAAAGACGCTTCCACGGCAGCCATCTATGGCTCCAGAGGCTCCAACGGCGTAGTGATCATCACTACCCGTAAAGGCAGTCGCAATGACACCAAAATGCATGTCACACTGGATACTTACACGGGCTGGCAGTCGGCCTGGAAACGACCACATATGCTGAACGCGGCAGACTTCATCAAATATAAAATACAGGCCAATACCGCTGGTGGCGCACCATTGCCCACCGATATCGATACCCCCGAGAAAGTGGCGCAGGTGCTGAAGTTTGTGAACGATAACAGCGGTCCTAACGGTACCGACTGGTGGAAAGAAATCATCCAGAGCAATGCACCCATACAAAGCTACAATGTAGGCGTGAGCGGCGCAGGCAAAAACCTGGTATACGCTTCCAGCGCCGGATATATGAAACAACAGGGGCTCGTGAAAGGGTCTGACTATGAACGCATCACCTGGCGCACCAATGTGGCGGCTGATATCGGGCCACGGGTGAAGCTCTCCACCAACTTCGGCCTCGTATATGAAAACCGCCGCAATGTGGATGAGAACAACCCCTTTACCGGCACCATCTTCAGCGCTATGGCCGCCGATCCGATCACACCGGTATACCGCAACAACCTGAAAAGCGTTCCGGATTTTTACCAGCGTATCATGACCGGGTATGAAGCCAATAACCCATATTCACAATATGCCGGTATCCTGTTCACCAACAAACCCAATCCGGTGGGACAGGTGGAACGCATGCAACAGAGCGTATGGGAAGGTATTGCCATCAAAGGCGGAGCGACGCTGGACGTGAAGATCCTCGAGCCGCTGACGTTCCGCAGTAATTTCGGGATGGACCTGAGCCGCGGCATCTCTAAAACTTTCCAGCCGGCATACTTCCTGAATTCCTTCGACTACGCGACCTATAATACGGTTGGCAATACTTCCGACTGGGGCAACTATTTCGTATGGGAGAACACGTTGAACTTTGACAAGACTTTTGGCAAACATCATATCACCGCATTGGCGGGTATTTCAGCGGAGCTTACCAAAGGGCTAAACTATGGCGCATCGAAGCAGAACATCGTGAACAATAATGTCGATATGCGTATCATCAACGCCGCCACGATGAACCCCGGTGCTTCCGGATATACTTTCTCCAACGCGTTACAGTCATTCTTCGGGCGTATCAACTACGTATATGCTGACCGTTATATCCTGGCTGCCAATGTGCGCCGGGACGGCAGTTCCAACTTCGGAAACGGCCATCGCTGGGGAACTTTCCCGTCTGCTTCCGCAGCATGGCGCTTCACGGAAGAGAACTTCATCAAAAATGCCAACCTGAAATGGTTGAGCAGCGGTAAACTGAGAGCAAGTTATGGTACCGTTGGCAACCAGTATGTGGATGTAAGCGGCCTGTATCTGTCTACCTACGACAATTCCAGCCGCTATCTCTTTGGGAGTAGCAGCAATCCTTTCCTGGGCGCGGGGCGCGTTACCATGGCTAACCCCAACCTGCAATGGGAAACATCCCAGCAGACAGACCTGGCGCTGGACCTGACGCTGTGGGACGGCCTCCTTGATGTGACCGTAGATTATTACAATAAAAAGGTAAAAGACATGCTGGTGGTGGTACCGATACCCAGCACAATGGGTTACCCTTCCACCAATTTCTGGAGCAATGCAGGCAGTATGGTGAACAAAGGATGGGAAGTATCAATTGGACATAGCCATCAGTTCGGAGATTTCTCCTATAACGTACGTCTTAACGTGTCTACCTTCCGTAACGAAGTGCTGAGCATGGGTGGCGGAGAGCCGATCTATACCGCTGCCCACCTGGGAGAAACGATCACCAAAACAGAGGTAGGTCAGCCTGTAGGGTACTACTATGGCTGGCTGACAGATGGTATCTTCCAGACACAGGAAGAAGTGAACAAAAGCCCGCAAAGCGCCAGCTCCCGCCCGGGCGATCTCCGCTTTAAAGACATTAACGGCGATGGCAAACTGGACGCGGCAGACCGAACCATGATCGGTAACCCATGGCCGGATTTCGTATATGGTTTGAATATCAACCTGAACTATAAACGTTTTGACCTGGGCATGTTCTGGCAGGGCTCACAAGGCAATGACGTGATGAACATCCTGCGTTATGATACCGAGTCGGGCACCGGCTGGTACAACGCGCCACAGGGTTTCCTGGAAAAATCCTGGAACGGCCCCGGCTCCACTAACAAGTACTTCCGTATCAATTCCAATTCAGCGCTCAACAGCAGCGTGTCCAACTATTTCGTGGAAGACGGTTCCTATCTGCGGTTGAAAAATATCCAGCTGGGTTACAACTTCCCTGAAAAATGGCTGGAGAGGGCACGTATACCACAGCTACGGTTATACGTAGGTGCGCAGAACCTGTTCACCTTCACCAAATACAGCGGACTTGATCCGGAGATGGGCAATGCCAACCCCCGGTTGATCGGTATTGACCAGGGATACTTCCCACAGGCCCGCACCTTTATGGTAGGCGTGAACGCTAAATTTTAA
- a CDS encoding MBL fold metallo-hydrolase: MKALTITGYSTALFSTWYFVEELGILLDAGDGVSATLLQKSRKISHVFISHADRDHLTGLLQLNQLNARDGFPVICYPRDGGSYPALEAFSKRFDPHVSGTVWMPVAPGDEIRIKDDVLVLPLRNEHVRAAPGVVRSLGYKIMQTRRKLRPELAALTQEDIRRIGREQGKEKTTIEVRRNILSYSGDTPVASPDTWQDAEILIHEATFLGGDEVIEHPSYKNLHSRLEEVIEMVSATNVQQLVLGHFSSRYAAEQIDQSIRQLCERYALNIPVFRVLPGQTVRDILSGQPVNR; the protein is encoded by the coding sequence ATGAAAGCGTTAACGATCACCGGCTATTCCACGGCCCTGTTTTCCACTTGGTATTTTGTAGAAGAGCTGGGCATCTTGCTGGACGCGGGCGACGGCGTAAGTGCCACTTTGTTGCAGAAAAGCAGAAAAATCAGTCATGTGTTTATTTCACATGCCGACAGGGACCATCTGACCGGATTATTACAGCTCAATCAACTGAATGCGCGGGATGGTTTTCCGGTTATCTGTTACCCGAGAGATGGTGGTTCCTACCCTGCGCTGGAGGCGTTTTCCAAGAGATTTGACCCGCATGTGTCAGGAACGGTATGGATGCCGGTAGCACCGGGCGATGAAATCCGTATCAAAGACGATGTACTGGTGTTGCCGTTGCGCAATGAGCATGTGCGCGCCGCTCCGGGCGTGGTACGCAGCCTGGGTTATAAAATCATGCAGACGAGGCGCAAGTTGCGCCCCGAACTGGCGGCGCTAACGCAGGAGGATATACGAAGAATAGGCAGGGAGCAGGGAAAAGAGAAAACGACCATTGAGGTACGCCGTAACATCCTCAGTTATTCCGGCGATACGCCGGTAGCCAGTCCGGATACCTGGCAGGATGCGGAGATACTGATCCATGAGGCCACTTTCCTGGGAGGCGACGAAGTGATTGAACATCCTTCCTATAAGAACCTGCACAGCCGCCTTGAAGAGGTGATAGAGATGGTGAGCGCCACCAATGTGCAACAGCTGGTGCTGGGGCATTTTTCATCGCGGTATGCAGCGGAGCAGATAGATCAAAGTATCCGGCAGCTGTGTGAGCGGTATGCGTTGAATATTCCCGTTTTCCGGGTATTGCCGGGGCAAACGGTCAGGGATATACTGAGCGGCCAGCCGGTCAACCGGTAG
- a CDS encoding heavy metal translocating P-type ATPase has translation MKENMTATPPAPKPAHACDGSHQHKPGEKHDHGDHDHGHAHTMMIFGKNTELYFSLLCGATLAIAWILGRTLVAAGTMPEGGLLPILIASYIFGGFYTAKEAIETISKGGFEIDFLMLVAAAGAAILGKWEEGALLLFLFSLGHSLEHYAMEKARKSITALADLAPKTALLKTNGGTREVETSELKAGDVIVVRPNTKISADGIVVAGTSSVDQAPITGESVPVDKMPVDDPASALQQVKDLNARYKVFSGSINGNGSLEIMVSQPASDSTISRLVKMVNEAQSQKSPTQQFTDRFQRIFVPAVLILVLLLCFAFLVLDEPFSASFYRAMSVLVAASPCALAISTPSAVLSGVARAARMGVLIKGGRPLEDLGNLTAVAFDKTGTLTEGKPRLTNVIPMNGNSETDLLQAAVAVEALSDHPLAKAIVRDGKAKLGNTAFPEAQQLEAVLGKGIKAAWQGAPVYIGNLALFESLDEHRPAAELTTQVQELERGGHTTMVVRKGTVYAGIISVMDTPRPEAAEVLKTLKSSGIRRMIMLTGDNQQVADAVARQIGLTDAWGNLLPEQKVEAIQKLAYDEHKVAMVGDGVNDAPAMANSTVGIAMGAAGSDVALETADIALMGDKLTLLPFAIGLSRTASKIIKQNLWMSLGMVAILIPLTITGIASIGPAVMAHEGSTLVVVFNGLRLLAYNKKIPGK, from the coding sequence ATGAAAGAAAATATGACCGCAACGCCTCCTGCACCCAAACCGGCCCATGCCTGCGATGGCAGCCATCAACACAAGCCCGGAGAAAAACATGACCATGGCGACCATGATCACGGTCACGCCCATACGATGATGATATTCGGCAAAAACACCGAACTGTATTTCAGCCTGCTATGCGGCGCCACACTGGCCATCGCCTGGATACTGGGGCGTACGCTCGTCGCGGCAGGAACAATGCCGGAAGGCGGACTGCTGCCCATCCTGATAGCCTCCTATATTTTCGGTGGATTTTACACTGCCAAAGAAGCTATCGAAACCATCTCCAAAGGCGGCTTTGAAATAGATTTCCTGATGCTGGTGGCGGCCGCCGGCGCAGCTATTTTAGGGAAATGGGAAGAAGGCGCCCTGCTGTTGTTCCTCTTCAGCCTCGGTCACTCGCTCGAACATTATGCCATGGAGAAAGCCCGCAAATCCATTACGGCACTGGCCGACCTGGCACCTAAAACAGCACTGCTCAAAACCAACGGCGGCACCAGAGAAGTGGAAACATCCGAGCTCAAAGCCGGCGATGTTATAGTGGTAAGGCCCAACACCAAAATATCGGCAGACGGTATCGTGGTGGCAGGCACCAGCAGTGTAGACCAGGCGCCCATCACCGGCGAAAGCGTACCGGTGGACAAAATGCCGGTCGATGATCCTGCCAGCGCACTGCAACAGGTAAAAGATTTAAATGCCCGCTATAAAGTATTCTCCGGTTCCATCAACGGCAACGGCTCCCTCGAAATCATGGTGAGCCAGCCGGCCAGCGACTCCACTATTTCCCGGCTGGTGAAAATGGTTAATGAAGCACAGTCACAGAAGTCACCGACGCAACAGTTCACCGACCGCTTCCAGCGCATCTTCGTGCCGGCAGTGCTGATACTGGTGCTGCTGTTATGTTTCGCCTTTCTGGTGCTTGATGAACCTTTCAGCGCCAGTTTCTACCGCGCTATGTCCGTACTGGTGGCGGCCAGTCCTTGTGCCCTGGCTATCTCCACGCCCAGCGCAGTGCTCAGCGGCGTGGCCAGAGCCGCCCGTATGGGCGTGCTCATCAAAGGCGGCCGTCCGCTGGAAGACCTGGGCAACCTCACCGCGGTAGCTTTCGATAAAACCGGCACCCTCACAGAAGGGAAACCACGGCTGACCAACGTCATTCCCATGAACGGCAACAGTGAAACCGATCTGCTGCAGGCCGCCGTGGCCGTGGAAGCCCTCAGCGACCACCCGCTGGCCAAAGCCATCGTTCGTGACGGTAAAGCCAAACTTGGCAATACGGCCTTCCCGGAAGCGCAGCAGCTGGAAGCCGTCCTCGGCAAAGGCATCAAAGCCGCCTGGCAGGGCGCACCGGTATACATCGGCAATCTCGCCCTCTTCGAATCACTCGATGAACATCGTCCGGCAGCAGAACTGACCACACAGGTACAGGAACTGGAACGTGGCGGCCACACCACTATGGTGGTACGAAAAGGGACTGTTTACGCCGGTATCATCTCGGTAATGGACACACCCCGCCCCGAAGCGGCAGAAGTGCTTAAAACGCTTAAAAGTTCAGGAATACGGCGCATGATCATGCTCACCGGCGACAACCAGCAGGTGGCAGATGCAGTGGCCCGGCAAATCGGTCTCACCGATGCCTGGGGCAACCTGCTGCCGGAACAAAAAGTGGAAGCCATCCAAAAACTTGCCTACGATGAACATAAAGTCGCCATGGTAGGCGACGGCGTCAACGACGCCCCTGCCATGGCCAACAGCACGGTGGGCATCGCTATGGGCGCAGCCGGCTCGGACGTAGCCCTGGAAACGGCAGACATCGCGCTCATGGGCGACAAACTCACGCTCCTGCCCTTCGCCATCGGCCTGAGCAGAACAGCCAGCAAAATCATCAAACAAAACCTCTGGATGAGCCTCGGCATGGTAGCCATCCTCATCCCGCTCACCATCACCGGCATCGCCTCCATTGGCCCGGCGGTAATGGCCCACGAAGGCTCTACGCTGGTAGTGGTGTTCAACGGACTACGGCTCCTCGCTTACAATAAAAAAATCCCGGGAAAATAA